A genome region from Ottowia testudinis includes the following:
- a CDS encoding branched-chain amino acid ABC transporter permease: MQPPQPHRPAMPAPQRRDAVVVTVFMAALLVLPLVLGPSRYMLSVLMNCAGLSLVAFGVWITFSIGRINICQAGFALIGGYAMAILLSRWGVNFWLALPLAALVAGIAGGLIGAFILKLKGIYFAMLTICLTEAIRLAFLNGGDFTQGSHGITGLPQPFAGDSALPMYYLAVGLLALGLLVTWRVHYSRLGRIFRAMRLNEDLAESFGTHVWRYRVLAFSIACGLGGLGGAYFAVFTQSVYPQSFTVEHSIYYMLFCFLGGLEFVSGALLGAFALTILFELLSQFQQFQTLIYGVLMIVVILLLPNGLMSIGMRNEGNKP; the protein is encoded by the coding sequence ATGCAGCCGCCCCAGCCGCATCGCCCCGCCATGCCGGCGCCGCAGCGCCGCGACGCCGTCGTCGTGACCGTGTTCATGGCGGCGCTGCTGGTGCTGCCGCTGGTGCTCGGCCCCTCGCGCTACATGCTGTCGGTGCTGATGAACTGCGCCGGGCTGTCGCTGGTGGCCTTTGGCGTCTGGATCACGTTTTCGATCGGGCGCATCAACATCTGCCAGGCCGGCTTCGCGCTGATCGGCGGCTACGCCATGGCAATTCTGCTGTCGCGCTGGGGTGTCAACTTCTGGCTCGCGCTGCCGCTGGCGGCACTGGTGGCCGGCATCGCGGGCGGGCTGATCGGCGCCTTCATCCTCAAGCTCAAGGGCATTTACTTCGCCATGCTGACGATCTGCCTGACCGAGGCGATCCGGCTGGCCTTTCTCAACGGCGGCGACTTCACCCAGGGCAGCCACGGCATCACCGGCCTGCCGCAGCCTTTTGCCGGCGACTCGGCCCTGCCGATGTATTACCTGGCGGTGGGGTTGCTGGCGCTGGGGCTGCTGGTGACCTGGCGCGTGCATTACTCGCGCCTGGGCCGCATCTTCCGGGCCATGCGGCTGAACGAAGACCTGGCGGAAAGCTTTGGCACCCATGTCTGGCGCTACCGCGTGCTGGCTTTTTCCATCGCCTGCGGGCTGGGCGGACTGGGCGGCGCCTATTTCGCCGTTTTCACGCAAAGCGTGTACCCGCAGAGCTTCACGGTGGAGCACAGCATCTACTACATGCTGTTTTGCTTTCTGGGCGGGCTGGAGTTTGTCAGTGGCGCCTTGCTGGGCGCCTTCGCGCTCACCATCTTGTTCGAGCTGCTCAGTCAGTTCCAGCAGTTTCAGACCCTGATCTACGGCGTGCTGATGATCGTCGTCATCCTGCTGCTGCCCAACGGCCTGATGTCGATCGGCATGCGCAACGAGGGCAACAAGCCATGA
- the hutC gene encoding histidine utilization repressor, whose protein sequence is MPASAAPAHYARVKQHLLDGMARGDWPAGARLPSESELVAQFGLSRMTVNRALRELAADGRITRVAGVGSFVAEKKPQSTLLHIASIGNEVRARGHAYDFDLLTAQASPAPLAAAEALEVAPGTRLAHVLGVHRDNGTPVQLEERWVNPRLAPRFLAQDWRRTTPSDYLVQHVPYDEIEHLVDAVLPTAEQARLLEMPSRAPCLLLTRRTFSALQPVTWVRCWHPADRFQLGSRFARHGH, encoded by the coding sequence ATGCCTGCCTCTGCCGCCCCGGCCCATTACGCCCGCGTGAAGCAGCACCTGCTAGACGGCATGGCGCGCGGCGACTGGCCCGCTGGCGCGCGGCTGCCGTCCGAGAGCGAACTGGTGGCGCAGTTCGGCCTCTCGCGCATGACGGTGAACCGCGCCCTGCGCGAGCTGGCCGCCGACGGGCGCATCACCCGCGTGGCGGGCGTGGGCAGCTTCGTGGCCGAGAAAAAGCCCCAATCCACCCTGCTGCACATCGCCAGCATCGGCAACGAGGTGCGCGCGCGTGGCCACGCGTATGACTTTGACCTGCTGACCGCCCAAGCCAGCCCCGCGCCGCTGGCGGCTGCCGAAGCGCTGGAGGTGGCGCCCGGCACCCGGCTGGCGCACGTGCTGGGCGTGCACCGCGACAACGGCACGCCCGTGCAGCTGGAAGAGCGCTGGGTCAACCCGCGCCTGGCGCCGCGCTTTCTGGCGCAGGACTGGCGCCGCACCACGCCCAGCGATTACCTGGTGCAGCACGTGCCGTATGACGAGATCGAGCACCTGGTCGATGCCGTGCTGCCCACCGCCGAGCAGGCGCGCCTGCTCGAAATGCCCAGCCGAGCGCCCTGCCTGCTGCTGACGCGCCGCACCTTCAGCGCGCTGCAACCCGTGACCTGGGTGCGCTGCTGGCACCCGGCCGACCGCTTTCAGCTGGGCAGCCGCTTTGCCCGCCACGGGCACTGA
- a CDS encoding ABC transporter permease, which translates to MRPLEPINPAGRVTLGIGFFVLFVAVWAFFTLGGYVSPTFLASPITMVKEGIALFTEYGFAKDVGMTVWRVVAGFLLAAVIGVPLGIAMGAWKPVEAFLEPFVSFCRYLPASAFIPLLILWAGIGELQKILVIFIGSFFQIVLMVAVTVAGARKDLVEAAYTLGASGNGVVKRVLIPGAAPQIAEILRLVLGWAWTYIIVAELIGASSGIGHMIVDSQALLNTGQIIFGIIVIGLIGLVSDFAFKALNRRLFAWASL; encoded by the coding sequence GTGCGTCCTCTCGAACCCATCAACCCCGCCGGCCGCGTCACGCTGGGCATCGGCTTTTTCGTGTTGTTCGTCGCCGTCTGGGCGTTCTTCACGCTGGGCGGCTACGTGTCGCCCACCTTCCTGGCCAGCCCGATCACGATGGTCAAGGAAGGCATCGCCCTGTTCACCGAATACGGCTTTGCCAAGGACGTGGGCATGACGGTGTGGCGCGTGGTGGCCGGCTTTCTGCTGGCCGCCGTGATCGGCGTGCCATTGGGCATCGCCATGGGCGCGTGGAAGCCGGTTGAGGCGTTTTTAGAGCCATTCGTCAGCTTCTGCCGCTATCTGCCGGCATCGGCCTTCATTCCGCTGCTGATCCTGTGGGCCGGCATTGGCGAGCTGCAGAAGATCCTGGTCATCTTCATCGGCTCGTTCTTCCAGATCGTGCTGATGGTCGCCGTCACCGTGGCCGGCGCGCGCAAGGATTTGGTCGAGGCCGCCTACACGCTGGGCGCCAGCGGCAACGGCGTGGTCAAGCGCGTGCTGATCCCGGGCGCGGCGCCGCAGATCGCTGAAATCCTGCGGCTGGTGCTGGGCTGGGCGTGGACGTACATCATCGTGGCCGAGCTGATCGGCGCCTCCAGCGGCATCGGCCACATGATCGTGGACAGCCAGGCGTTGCTGAACACGGGGCAGATTATCTTCGGCATCATCGTGATCGGCTTGATCGGGCTGGTGTCCGACTTCGCCTTCAAGGCGCTGAACCGGCGCCTGTTCGCTTGGGCGTCACTATAA
- a CDS encoding GntR family transcriptional regulator — protein MVSASRLTNQHIYDRIYAAISERRLLPGTKLSEEKLATAFHASRTRVREVLLRLSQELIIEVHPNRGAFVAKPTVGDVRQVFAVRRALEPAIVTELAERRCLAAPDTALGLLREHLAAEAAARAQGNRLALARLTGEFHVSLARATGNRLFTDSLRRLVALTGLMIAQYAHPGGKSCPEHDHDDIVNAIERGDAASARTLTLRHLGGIEADLLPASLPAGEPDFAQIFGLDELSP, from the coding sequence ATGGTTTCAGCGTCCCGACTTACCAACCAGCACATCTACGACCGCATCTACGCGGCCATCAGCGAGCGCCGGCTGCTGCCCGGCACCAAGCTGAGCGAGGAGAAGCTGGCCACCGCCTTTCACGCCAGCCGCACCCGTGTGCGCGAAGTGCTGCTGCGCCTGAGCCAGGAGCTGATCATCGAGGTGCACCCCAACCGCGGCGCCTTCGTGGCCAAGCCCACCGTCGGCGACGTGCGGCAGGTGTTTGCCGTGCGGCGCGCGCTGGAGCCCGCCATCGTCACCGAGCTGGCCGAGCGCCGCTGCCTGGCGGCGCCCGACACCGCGCTGGGCCTGCTGCGCGAGCACCTGGCGGCCGAGGCCGCCGCCCGCGCGCAGGGCAACCGGCTGGCGCTGGCGCGGCTGACCGGCGAATTCCACGTGTCGCTGGCGCGCGCCACCGGCAACCGCCTGTTCACCGACAGCCTGCGCCGGCTGGTGGCGCTGACCGGGCTGATGATTGCGCAGTACGCCCATCCGGGCGGCAAATCCTGTCCCGAGCACGACCACGACGACATCGTCAACGCCATCGAGCGCGGCGACGCCGCGAGCGCCCGCACGCTGACCCTGAGGCACCTGGGCGGCATCGAGGCCGATTTGCTGCCCGCATCGCTGCCCGCCGGCGAGCCGGACTTCGCGCAGATTTTTGGCCTGGATGAGCTGTCGCCCTGA
- a CDS encoding RecQ family ATP-dependent DNA helicase — MTDSPGDILRSVFGYGAFRGQQQAVVEHVTAGGDALVLMPTGGGKSLCYQIPAIARQQQGRGVTLVISPLIALMHDQVGALHEAGVSAAFLNSTLDWEQTQDIERQLLAGQLTLLYAAPERVGTPRFLGLLDTLHAHGNLSLFAIDEAHCVSQWGHDFRPEYRQLTVLHERWPSVPRIALTATADAVTRADIVERLQLQQAEQFVSSFDRPNIRYSIVEKKDPTRQLLQFIEREHEGEAGIVYCQSRKRVEELAQTLCEAGIDALPYHAGLPADERQRNQDRFLREDGVVMTATIAFGMGIDKPDVRFVAHVDMPKNIEGYYQETGRAGRDGAPADAWMAYGLQDVVNQRRMIDESPAGDDFKQVMVAKLDALLALAEATDCRRARLLGYFGEAMERESATDSIAATDDSTATRGSSGTYSRWHCGNCDNCLHPPEVWDATDCARKLLSTIYRVQQMSGIGFGAGHIMDIVRGKATEKVAQFGHDQLSTFGIGAEFTEPQLRGVLRQLIAIGALHVDAQAFNTLRLLPDARPILKGEQPVRLRAATAPAPRERVRKTRAERHAPPPAAAALDAAGQARFAALKAWRGEVAREHNLPAYVIFHDATLAAIAARAPQTLADLQGISGIGATKLERYGEEVLRVVAGAQP; from the coding sequence GTGACAGATTCGCCTGGCGACATTCTTCGCAGCGTGTTCGGCTATGGCGCCTTTCGCGGCCAGCAGCAGGCCGTGGTCGAGCACGTCACCGCCGGCGGCGACGCCCTGGTGCTGATGCCCACGGGCGGCGGCAAGTCGCTGTGCTATCAAATCCCCGCGATCGCGCGCCAGCAGCAGGGCCGCGGCGTGACGCTGGTGATCTCGCCGCTGATCGCGCTGATGCACGACCAGGTGGGCGCGCTGCACGAAGCCGGGGTGTCGGCGGCGTTCCTCAATTCCACGCTCGACTGGGAGCAGACGCAGGACATCGAGCGCCAGCTGCTGGCCGGCCAGTTGACCTTGCTGTACGCCGCGCCCGAGCGCGTGGGCACGCCGCGCTTTCTGGGCCTGCTCGATACGCTGCACGCGCACGGCAACCTGAGCCTGTTCGCCATCGACGAGGCGCATTGCGTCAGCCAGTGGGGCCACGACTTTCGCCCCGAATACCGCCAGCTGACGGTGCTGCACGAGCGCTGGCCGAGCGTGCCGCGCATCGCCTTGACCGCCACCGCCGACGCGGTGACGCGCGCCGACATCGTGGAACGGCTGCAATTGCAGCAGGCCGAGCAGTTCGTCAGCAGCTTTGACCGGCCGAACATCCGCTACAGCATCGTCGAGAAGAAAGACCCGACGCGCCAACTGCTGCAGTTCATCGAGCGCGAGCACGAGGGCGAGGCCGGCATCGTGTACTGCCAGTCGCGCAAGCGCGTGGAAGAGCTGGCGCAGACGCTGTGCGAGGCCGGCATCGACGCCCTGCCCTACCACGCCGGCCTGCCCGCCGACGAGCGGCAGCGCAACCAGGACCGCTTTCTGCGCGAAGACGGCGTGGTGATGACGGCCACCATCGCCTTCGGCATGGGCATCGACAAGCCCGACGTGCGCTTTGTCGCCCACGTCGACATGCCCAAGAACATCGAGGGCTATTACCAGGAAACCGGCCGCGCCGGCCGCGACGGCGCGCCGGCCGACGCCTGGATGGCCTACGGCCTGCAGGATGTGGTCAACCAGCGCCGCATGATTGACGAAAGCCCCGCGGGCGACGACTTCAAGCAGGTGATGGTGGCCAAGCTGGACGCCCTGCTGGCCCTGGCCGAGGCCACCGACTGCCGGCGCGCGCGGCTGCTGGGCTACTTCGGCGAGGCGATGGAACGTGAAAGCGCTACTGATTCAATAGCTGCCACCGATGATTCCACCGCGACTCGCGGCAGTTCAGGCACTTATTCTCGCTGGCACTGCGGCAACTGTGACAACTGCCTGCACCCGCCCGAGGTATGGGACGCCACCGACTGCGCGCGCAAACTGCTGTCCACCATCTACCGCGTGCAGCAGATGAGCGGCATCGGCTTTGGCGCCGGACACATCATGGACATCGTGCGTGGCAAGGCGACCGAGAAGGTGGCGCAGTTCGGGCACGACCAGCTGTCCACCTTCGGCATCGGCGCCGAATTCACCGAGCCGCAGCTGCGCGGCGTGCTGCGCCAGCTGATCGCCATCGGCGCGCTGCACGTCGATGCGCAGGCCTTCAACACGCTCCGGCTGCTGCCCGACGCGCGCCCCATCCTCAAAGGCGAGCAGCCAGTGCGCCTGCGCGCCGCCACCGCGCCCGCCCCGAGAGAGCGCGTGCGCAAGACGCGGGCTGAGCGCCACGCGCCCCCGCCCGCCGCCGCCGCGCTGGACGCCGCCGGACAGGCGCGCTTTGCCGCCCTGAAAGCCTGGCGCGGCGAAGTGGCGCGCGAGCACAACCTGCCC
- a CDS encoding ABC transporter ATP-binding protein: MTAPILEARGLCKRFGGLLANDGISLSIEAPAGKVVAVIGPNGAGKSTLFKMLAGFLKPSSGQVLLHGQDITGLPPHRIARLGLVRTFQETTIFPDLTALEHVSLAQQLHRQASDLAVVLGLPRARADEARLAGAARQTLEFMELGSVADVAARHLPQGLLRLLGMAMGLAAQPRVLLLDEPYAGLNNDETQRAVALTRKIAASGVSVLLVEHDMKAVMAISDRIHVLYFGKKIAEGTPQEIRDDPHVIEAYLGQEDEELGL, encoded by the coding sequence ATGACGGCGCCGATTCTGGAGGCGCGCGGCCTTTGCAAGCGCTTTGGCGGCCTGTTGGCCAATGACGGCATCAGCCTGTCGATCGAGGCGCCGGCCGGCAAGGTGGTGGCGGTGATCGGCCCCAACGGCGCCGGCAAGAGCACGCTGTTCAAGATGCTGGCCGGCTTTCTCAAGCCCTCCAGCGGCCAGGTGCTGCTGCACGGGCAGGACATCACCGGCCTGCCGCCGCACCGCATCGCCCGGCTCGGCCTGGTGCGCACGTTTCAGGAGACGACCATCTTTCCCGACCTGACGGCGCTGGAACACGTGTCGCTGGCGCAGCAGCTGCACCGTCAGGCGAGCGACCTGGCGGTGGTGCTGGGCCTGCCGCGCGCCCGCGCCGACGAGGCCCGGCTGGCCGGCGCGGCGCGGCAGACACTGGAATTCATGGAACTCGGCAGCGTGGCCGACGTGGCCGCGCGCCACCTGCCGCAGGGCCTGCTGCGCCTGCTGGGCATGGCCATGGGCCTGGCCGCGCAGCCGCGGGTGCTGCTGCTGGACGAGCCCTACGCGGGCCTGAACAACGACGAAACGCAGCGCGCCGTGGCGCTGACGCGCAAGATCGCCGCCAGCGGCGTCTCGGTGCTGCTGGTGGAACACGACATGAAGGCGGTGATGGCGATTTCCGACCGCATCCACGTGCTGTATTTCGGCAAGAAGATCGCCGAAGGCACGCCGCAGGAGATTCGCGACGACCCGCACGTCATCGAAGCCTACCTGGGCCAGGAAGACGAGGAGCTGGGGCTGTGA
- a CDS encoding ABC transporter ATP-binding protein, giving the protein MSALPANAPAAPAAGAVPHLALRQVSLRYGEVHALDDVSITVPRGQIVALIGANGAGKSSTLRAATSLKRVTAGEVLLEGEAVNAPARQQPTHELVRRGVAMVPEGRHVFPYMSIKDNLLMGAYTRRDKGAIAADLERVCQRFPRLKERFMQQGSSLSGGEQQMVAIGRALMAAPKLLLLDEPSLGIAPQVVRLIARSLLEINRNEGITIVLVEQNSRMALALSSYAYVLETGRVALEGPSAELMHDPHIRRLYLGG; this is encoded by the coding sequence GTGAGCGCGCTGCCTGCCAACGCGCCGGCGGCGCCCGCGGCCGGCGCCGTGCCGCACCTGGCGCTGCGCCAGGTCAGCCTGCGCTACGGCGAGGTGCATGCGCTGGACGACGTCAGCATCACCGTGCCGCGCGGCCAGATCGTGGCGCTGATTGGCGCCAACGGCGCCGGCAAATCGTCCACGCTGCGCGCCGCCACCAGCCTGAAGCGCGTGACCGCCGGTGAAGTGCTGCTGGAGGGCGAGGCCGTCAACGCGCCGGCGCGGCAGCAGCCCACGCACGAGCTGGTGCGGCGCGGCGTGGCCATGGTGCCCGAGGGGCGGCACGTGTTTCCCTACATGAGCATCAAGGACAACCTGCTGATGGGCGCCTACACGCGCCGCGACAAAGGCGCCATCGCCGCCGACCTGGAGCGCGTGTGCCAGCGCTTTCCGCGCCTGAAGGAGCGTTTTATGCAGCAGGGCAGCAGCCTCTCGGGCGGCGAGCAGCAGATGGTGGCCATCGGCCGCGCGCTGATGGCCGCGCCCAAGCTGCTGCTGCTGGACGAACCCTCGCTCGGCATTGCGCCGCAGGTGGTGCGGCTGATCGCGCGCAGCCTGCTGGAAATCAACCGCAACGAGGGCATCACGATCGTGCTGGTGGAGCAGAACAGCCGCATGGCGCTGGCGCTGTCCAGCTACGCCTACGTGCTGGAGACCGGCCGCGTCGCGCTGGAAGGGCCATCGGCGGAACTGATGCACGATCCGCACATTCGGCGGCTCTATTTGGGGGGCTGA
- a CDS encoding ABC transporter ATP-binding protein produces the protein MLESQSPQLLIEGVTRTFPGARGKPATQALLPIDFEVRENDFVTILGPSGCGKSTLLRIVAGLDFPTSGQVRLDGAPITGPGADRGVVFQSYTLFPWLTVEQNIRFGLRERGASEAVQKERSDFFIAKVGLRGFEQHYPKQLSGGMQQRTAIARALANDPKMLLLDEPFGALDNQTRVLMQELLLGIWEQAQKTVLFVTHDIDEAIFMANRVAVFSARPGRIKSEIAVPFEHPRHYTLKTSPEFMAIKARLTEEIRAEAMAAAGH, from the coding sequence ATGCTTGAAAGCCAATCTCCGCAGCTGTTGATCGAGGGCGTCACCCGCACCTTTCCCGGCGCGCGCGGCAAGCCCGCCACGCAGGCGCTGCTGCCGATCGATTTCGAGGTGCGCGAGAACGACTTCGTCACCATTCTTGGCCCTTCGGGCTGCGGCAAATCGACGCTGCTGCGCATCGTGGCGGGGCTGGACTTTCCGACCAGCGGCCAGGTACGGCTGGACGGCGCGCCCATCACCGGCCCCGGCGCCGACCGCGGCGTGGTGTTCCAGAGCTACACGCTGTTCCCCTGGCTCACGGTGGAGCAGAACATCCGCTTCGGCCTGCGCGAGCGCGGCGCCAGCGAGGCGGTGCAAAAGGAGCGCAGCGATTTCTTCATCGCCAAGGTGGGCCTGCGCGGCTTCGAGCAGCACTACCCCAAGCAGCTCTCGGGCGGCATGCAGCAGCGCACGGCGATTGCCCGCGCGCTGGCCAATGACCCCAAGATGCTGCTGCTCGACGAGCCCTTCGGCGCGCTCGACAACCAGACCCGCGTGCTGATGCAGGAGCTGCTGCTCGGCATCTGGGAGCAGGCACAAAAGACGGTGCTGTTCGTCACCCACGACATCGACGAAGCCATCTTCATGGCCAACCGCGTGGCCGTGTTCAGCGCGCGCCCGGGCCGCATCAAAAGCGAAATCGCCGTGCCCTTCGAGCACCCGCGGCACTACACGCTGAAGACGAGCCCTGAGTTCATGGCCATCAAAGCGCGGCTGACCGAGGAAATCCGCGCCGAGGCGATGGCGGCGGCGGGACATTGA
- a CDS encoding ABC transporter substrate-binding protein, translating to MTRLRLSSISSVAFRRLPLSHTLLKIVSVLTLSACAASAAHAQDTKIVLGMSGWTGFAPLTLADKAGLFKKNGLDVEIKMIPQKDRHLALASGAIQCAATTVETHVAWNANGVPITQIFQMDKSYGADGIAVRGDVKSFADLKGKTIAVSAPGTAPYFGLAWMLNKNGMTMKDVKTVSLEPQPAAQAFVSGQNDAAMTYEPYLSTVRANPAAGKILATTLDYPMVMDTVGCDPKWLKANGKAAAALTKSYFDALDMIKADAAKSNEIMGAAVKQTGEAFAKSASFLRWQDRAANQKFFAGEIQDFMKQAAAILLEAGVIRKAPEDFSAMIDTQFIK from the coding sequence ATGACCCGGCTCAGGCTTTCATCCATTTCCTCAGTTGCCTTCAGGAGGCTCCCCTTGTCCCACACCCTGCTCAAGATCGTTTCGGTACTCACCTTGTCGGCCTGCGCCGCCAGCGCCGCGCACGCCCAAGACACCAAGATTGTGCTCGGCATGTCCGGCTGGACCGGCTTTGCCCCGCTCACGCTGGCCGACAAGGCGGGCCTGTTCAAGAAGAACGGGCTGGATGTCGAGATCAAGATGATTCCGCAGAAAGACCGCCACCTGGCGCTGGCCTCGGGCGCCATCCAGTGCGCGGCCACCACGGTGGAAACGCACGTGGCCTGGAACGCCAACGGCGTGCCGATCACGCAGATCTTCCAGATGGACAAGTCCTACGGCGCCGACGGCATCGCCGTGCGGGGCGACGTGAAGAGCTTCGCCGACCTGAAGGGCAAGACTATTGCCGTCAGCGCCCCCGGCACTGCGCCTTACTTTGGCCTGGCCTGGATGCTGAACAAGAACGGCATGACGATGAAAGACGTCAAAACCGTCTCGCTGGAGCCGCAGCCCGCCGCGCAAGCCTTCGTCAGCGGCCAGAACGACGCGGCCATGACGTACGAGCCCTACCTGTCCACCGTGCGCGCCAACCCGGCGGCGGGCAAGATTCTGGCCACCACGCTCGACTATCCGATGGTGATGGACACCGTGGGGTGCGACCCGAAATGGCTCAAGGCCAATGGCAAGGCCGCCGCCGCGCTCACCAAGAGCTACTTCGACGCGCTCGACATGATCAAGGCCGACGCCGCCAAGTCGAACGAGATCATGGGCGCCGCCGTCAAGCAGACCGGCGAGGCATTTGCCAAATCGGCATCCTTCCTGCGCTGGCAGGACCGCGCGGCCAACCAGAAGTTCTTTGCCGGGGAGATTCAGGACTTCATGAAGCAGGCCGCCGCCATCCTGCTGGAGGCCGGTGTGATCCGCAAGGCGCCCGAGGACTTCAGCGCCATGATCGACACGCAGTTCATCAAGTGA